A window of Metabacillus sp. B2-18 contains these coding sequences:
- a CDS encoding alpha-glucosidase/alpha-galactosidase, with the protein MSKITFIGAGSTVFAKNVLGDCMFVPALAGFEFALFDIDEQRLKDSENMLNNLKQNYNSNVTIKAYCDRKEALRGAKYVINAIQVGGYKPSTVIDFEIPKKYGLRQTIADTIGIGGIFRSLRTIPVMLDFAKDMEEVCPDALFLNYTNPMATLTGAMLRYTNIKTVGLCHSVQICTEHLFRDLGMDHEGIEERIAGINHMAWLLEVKRDGKDLYPEIKRLAKEKQQGKHDDMVRYELMDKFGYYVTESSEHNAEYHPYFIKSKYPELIDRFNIPLDEYPRRCVEQIERWETMREDMVHNSQLTHTRSHEYGSRIIEAMETNNPFKFGGNVLNTGRLISNLPEKAVVEVPCVVDRSGIMPTYIGDLPEQLAALNRTNINTQLLTIEAAITGKKEALYQAALLDPHTAAELSMDDIISMCDDLIEAHGQWLPQFSGVGVK; encoded by the coding sequence ATGTCTAAAATTACATTTATCGGTGCAGGAAGTACAGTATTTGCAAAAAATGTGTTAGGTGACTGTATGTTTGTTCCAGCTTTAGCGGGATTTGAATTCGCATTATTTGATATTGATGAACAACGATTAAAAGATTCAGAGAATATGCTTAACAACTTAAAGCAAAACTACAATAGCAACGTAACAATTAAGGCTTACTGTGATCGCAAGGAAGCCTTGAGAGGTGCGAAGTATGTAATTAATGCAATTCAAGTGGGAGGCTATAAGCCAAGTACAGTAATAGATTTTGAGATTCCTAAAAAATATGGGCTACGTCAAACGATCGCTGATACGATCGGGATTGGCGGTATTTTTAGATCGTTGCGTACTATTCCTGTTATGCTGGACTTTGCTAAGGATATGGAAGAGGTTTGTCCGGACGCTCTATTCCTGAACTATACAAATCCAATGGCAACATTAACTGGAGCAATGCTTCGCTATACAAATATCAAAACTGTAGGACTTTGCCATAGTGTACAGATTTGTACGGAGCATTTGTTCAGAGATTTGGGAATGGATCATGAAGGCATTGAAGAGAGAATAGCTGGGATTAACCACATGGCGTGGCTACTTGAAGTAAAACGTGATGGAAAAGATCTATATCCAGAAATTAAGCGTCTTGCAAAGGAAAAACAACAAGGGAAACATGATGACATGGTACGCTATGAGTTAATGGATAAATTCGGTTACTATGTAACAGAATCTTCCGAGCATAATGCGGAATATCATCCATATTTCATCAAAAGCAAATACCCGGAGTTAATCGATCGATTCAATATTCCATTAGACGAATATCCACGTCGATGTGTGGAACAAATTGAAAGATGGGAAACGATGAGAGAGGATATGGTTCATAATAGCCAGCTTACTCACACAAGATCCCACGAATACGGATCTCGAATCATCGAAGCTATGGAAACAAACAATCCATTTAAATTTGGTGGAAACGTCCTGAATACAGGTCGATTAATCAGTAACTTGCCTGAAAAAGCGGTCGTTGAAGTACCATGTGTAGTAGACAGAAGCGGTATAATGCCGACTTACATCGGAGACCTGCCAGAGCAATTAGCTGCCCTAAATAGAACAAACATTAACACACAACTACTAACAATTGAAGCAGCTATCACTGGAAAAAAAGAAGCACTCTACCAGGCAGCACTCCTTGACCCACACACTGCTGCCGAACTATCCATGGACGACATCATCTCTATGTGTGACGACTTAATTGAAGCTCACGGACAGTGGTTGCCGCAGTTTTCGGGAGTGGGTGTGAAGTAG
- a CDS encoding carbohydrate ABC transporter permease, protein MEHLNKNKKLLTGVSILVMFIHIIPFYIMVTTALKAKGDFSSKWVFPKELNFQNFSDAWTIANLGPSFVNTTIITVFSAALLIFFGSMAAYPMARRQTTLNKIFYFLFIAIMIIPPLTALVPLYKMVVNIGMMNTYEVAILNNVAAFMPLTIFLYAGFIRSTVPKELEEAAKIDGASTLGTFFRIVFPLLKPVTASVLIIACVFIWNDYQFAIFFLQDKSMHTVTVSLASFFGQNQNNLNLVAAAAILAMLPMTILFLFLQKYFIAGLSSGSVKG, encoded by the coding sequence ATGGAACACCTTAATAAAAATAAAAAGCTGCTAACAGGTGTATCGATACTCGTTATGTTCATTCATATTATCCCCTTCTATATTATGGTGACAACTGCTTTAAAGGCTAAGGGGGATTTTAGTTCAAAATGGGTTTTTCCTAAAGAATTAAACTTTCAAAATTTCTCAGATGCCTGGACGATTGCAAATTTAGGTCCGTCGTTTGTGAATACAACGATTATTACCGTTTTCTCTGCTGCTTTGCTTATTTTCTTTGGCTCGATGGCAGCATATCCAATGGCGCGCCGTCAAACAACATTAAATAAGATTTTTTATTTTCTTTTTATTGCGATTATGATTATTCCGCCACTAACGGCCTTGGTACCGTTATATAAAATGGTCGTAAATATTGGAATGATGAATACGTATGAAGTAGCGATTTTAAATAATGTTGCGGCATTTATGCCACTAACGATCTTTTTATATGCAGGATTTATCCGTTCAACTGTCCCTAAAGAGCTGGAAGAAGCAGCGAAAATTGATGGAGCAAGTACACTTGGAACGTTCTTTCGAATTGTGTTTCCGTTGCTTAAGCCTGTAACAGCTTCCGTGCTGATTATAGCTTGTGTTTTTATCTGGAATGACTATCAATTTGCCATCTTCTTTTTGCAAGACAAGTCAATGCACACTGTAACGGTTTCACTAGCAAGCTTTTTTGGGCAAAATCAAAACAATCTAAACTTAGTAGCAGCTGCGGCGATATTAGCGATGCTGCCAATGACAATACTATTCTTATTTCTACAAAAATATTTTATTGCCGGCTTATCTTCTGGATCAGTTAAAGGCTAA
- a CDS encoding carbohydrate ABC transporter permease yields MSELVTNTERSVANKSKKLKIKKQSSLWWMYLPSFAVVFLFILYPFFNGIQLSFTNWNGFSQDYDFVGFDQYKRLFADPTTWLVVKNTLLYGIGSTIFQNALGLLYALLLNQSIKMKAITRTIIYLPVIISPLIMGYIWYFFFAFQGGALNDALQFFGFEKINALGNPEMNTWIIVFVNTYQFVGIAMIIYLAGLQSISKDYYEAAQIDGATSFQQFKNITLPMLMPSITINVVLNIIGGLKLFDVIVALTGGGPGNASQSMSTFMYDLYFKRQDAGYAATQGVFMAFIILILSLSALIYFKRKEIEA; encoded by the coding sequence ATGAGCGAATTAGTAACAAATACTGAGAGATCAGTAGCGAATAAGTCAAAAAAGCTCAAAATAAAAAAGCAATCATCACTATGGTGGATGTATCTTCCGAGTTTTGCCGTTGTTTTTCTGTTTATTCTCTATCCTTTTTTCAATGGAATTCAGCTTTCTTTTACAAATTGGAACGGATTTTCTCAAGACTATGATTTTGTTGGCTTTGATCAATATAAGCGACTTTTTGCAGATCCTACAACATGGTTAGTTGTGAAAAATACGCTTCTATACGGAATCGGAAGTACCATTTTCCAGAATGCTTTGGGGCTTTTATATGCGTTGCTGTTAAATCAAAGCATAAAAATGAAGGCTATTACACGGACGATTATTTATTTACCGGTTATTATTAGCCCGTTGATTATGGGGTATATTTGGTACTTTTTCTTCGCTTTTCAAGGTGGAGCCCTTAATGATGCGTTGCAATTCTTTGGTTTTGAAAAAATCAATGCATTAGGAAACCCTGAGATGAACACATGGATCATCGTATTTGTTAACACCTATCAATTCGTTGGGATCGCGATGATTATTTATTTAGCTGGATTGCAAAGTATTTCAAAAGATTACTATGAAGCCGCACAAATTGATGGGGCAACTTCATTTCAACAATTTAAAAACATCACATTGCCTATGTTAATGCCATCAATCACAATCAATGTGGTGTTAAATATTATCGGTGGATTGAAGCTATTTGATGTGATTGTTGCTTTAACAGGTGGCGGCCCGGGTAATGCATCACAATCAATGTCCACTTTTATGTATGATTTATATTTTAAGAGACAGGATGCGGGGTATGCTGCGACACAAGGTGTGTTTATGGCATTTATCATTCTGATTTTGAGCTTATCAGCCCTTATTTACTTTAAGCGGAAGGAGATTGAAGCATAA
- a CDS encoding ABC transporter substrate-binding protein: MKKLISVIAFVIAFSVFAAGCSNKGASNEAEDGKVTLSFFLTLSNEGEKKAVESVVADFEEENPEIKIDLNLPGGGYEDMLRVKMAANDMPDLFDTHGWSQLRYGEYVADQKDMDWVQNLDPALDKILKDDTGKVYAFPINQAKDGISFNVNVLEKYGVEPPNTIDEFVKALETIKEESNGEVTPLWIPGGDNWTIGQIYDQLATPLVITDEKNSHGDALVDGSFDWSNYTPLPELMKELQDKGVINEDVLTAKLQQATELMAQDKIAFTFVAGSLGPDATELNPDVKVGTMPVPAFHEGDEQSWIGGERHTIAMWKDTKHPEEAKKFIEFMAQPENIEKMAQGTSAPDALTNVDAENYFSEYYKQYEDIAVEPYFDRVYLPSGMWDVMATTGQELFADTLTPEQLSKKMGEEYTRLRNQ, translated from the coding sequence ATGAAAAAGTTGATAAGTGTGATTGCTTTTGTAATCGCTTTCTCTGTATTTGCAGCTGGTTGTTCTAACAAAGGAGCATCTAATGAGGCAGAGGACGGAAAAGTAACATTATCTTTTTTCTTAACGTTGAGTAATGAAGGTGAAAAGAAAGCGGTTGAAAGTGTTGTTGCAGATTTTGAAGAGGAAAATCCTGAAATTAAGATTGACTTAAACCTTCCTGGTGGAGGATATGAAGATATGCTTCGTGTAAAAATGGCGGCAAATGATATGCCGGATTTATTTGATACACATGGTTGGTCACAGCTTCGTTACGGTGAATATGTAGCAGATCAAAAAGATATGGATTGGGTACAAAACCTCGATCCAGCATTAGATAAAATTCTGAAAGATGACACTGGTAAAGTCTATGCATTTCCCATTAATCAAGCAAAAGATGGCATTAGCTTTAATGTGAATGTATTAGAAAAGTATGGTGTAGAGCCTCCTAATACAATTGATGAGTTTGTCAAAGCTTTAGAAACAATTAAAGAAGAAAGTAATGGAGAAGTAACACCTCTTTGGATTCCGGGTGGAGACAACTGGACGATTGGTCAAATTTATGATCAGCTTGCTACTCCTCTAGTTATTACAGATGAAAAAAATAGTCATGGAGATGCATTAGTGGATGGTTCATTTGATTGGTCGAACTATACACCACTACCGGAACTAATGAAGGAGCTTCAGGACAAAGGGGTTATCAATGAAGACGTGCTTACAGCTAAACTTCAGCAGGCTACAGAATTAATGGCTCAAGATAAAATTGCTTTTACATTTGTAGCGGGATCACTAGGGCCTGATGCCACGGAATTAAATCCTGATGTGAAGGTTGGAACGATGCCTGTTCCTGCTTTCCATGAAGGTGATGAGCAAAGCTGGATTGGTGGAGAGCGCCACACCATTGCGATGTGGAAGGATACCAAGCACCCTGAAGAAGCGAAAAAGTTCATTGAATTTATGGCACAGCCGGAAAACATTGAAAAAATGGCACAAGGAACGTCTGCACCAGATGCTCTAACAAATGTAGATGCAGAAAACTACTTCTCAGAATACTACAAACAGTATGAAGACATTGCTGTTGAGCCTTACTTCGATCGTGTTTACTTACCAAGTGGAATGTGGGATGTAATGGCTACTACTGGTCAAGAATTGTTTGCTGATACTTTAACACCTGAACAACTTTCGAAAAAAATGGGTGAAGAGTATACACGATTAAGAAATCAGTAA
- a CDS encoding LacI family DNA-binding transcriptional regulator, with protein sequence MATIKEIAAKANVASSTVSRVLNNDPSLSVTDETRARILDIAKELGYTTLKERKGTQSSFHEKQPRVGISFVHTLEEKIDGVEDPYFTAIRKGVENECSNQGIYANKMIRMSDDDKTFDHELDGLIVVGGTSMEVLESIRKIKNVVFINHCPDEENFDCVVIDFEKATENALTHLFNQGYKKIGYLGGTERDYLSDHKVVVNKRFSTYKKILESKGTFCEEYVIIGEYTMTQGYDLMKEFIKKGNLPEAFFVASDSMAIGAMHALQEANIKVPEDLAIVGFNDIQMARFASTPLTTVKVYTEQMGRVGVQLLLDKMNGREIPLKVTVPTKLMVRQSCGANR encoded by the coding sequence ATGGCAACGATAAAAGAAATTGCAGCTAAAGCAAATGTGGCTAGTTCCACTGTTTCAAGAGTGTTAAATAATGATCCCAGTTTATCGGTAACCGATGAAACAAGAGCACGCATCTTAGATATAGCTAAAGAGCTTGGATATACCACTTTAAAAGAGAGAAAAGGTACACAAAGTTCTTTTCATGAAAAACAACCAAGAGTAGGAATTTCATTTGTTCATACGTTAGAGGAAAAAATAGATGGAGTTGAAGACCCTTATTTTACCGCGATAAGAAAAGGGGTGGAAAATGAGTGTTCTAATCAGGGGATTTATGCAAACAAAATGATCAGAATGTCAGATGATGATAAAACCTTTGATCATGAATTAGATGGACTGATTGTTGTTGGTGGAACTAGTATGGAGGTTCTTGAGAGTATTAGGAAAATAAAAAATGTTGTATTTATCAATCATTGTCCTGACGAAGAAAATTTCGATTGTGTTGTGATTGATTTTGAAAAGGCAACAGAAAATGCTTTAACACATTTGTTTAACCAAGGATATAAGAAAATTGGATATCTTGGCGGAACAGAAAGAGATTACTTATCCGATCATAAAGTCGTTGTGAATAAACGATTTTCAACCTATAAAAAGATTCTTGAGTCAAAAGGGACATTTTGTGAGGAGTATGTCATCATTGGCGAGTACACGATGACTCAAGGGTACGACCTTATGAAGGAGTTCATCAAAAAAGGAAATTTACCTGAAGCTTTTTTCGTCGCATCAGATTCCATGGCAATCGGCGCGATGCATGCTTTACAAGAAGCGAATATAAAAGTACCAGAGGATCTGGCCATTGTAGGTTTTAATGATATTCAAATGGCACGATTTGCAAGTACTCCGTTAACTACTGTAAAAGTATATACAGAACAAATGGGAAGAGTTGGTGTTCAGTTGCTACTTGATAAAATGAATGGGAGAGAAATTCCTTTGAAGGTAACGGTTCCAACAAAGCTTATGGTACGTCAAAGCTGTGGTGCAAATCGATAA
- a CDS encoding IS110 family transposase, whose amino-acid sequence MGLKNKNYINNIQGRKGSQFSSQLRGLNLEKVLIVAIDAAKYFQKALICNYFGDVIEKPFFFGINEVGIKDICSRIKKAEKELQAEKLLIGVEVTGHYYEDIVKELSKFGYHVTLINAATTHEERASALNWSKTDDLDLYAIAHALMQNKGMENKLPEGNFRKLMTLTRARRTEVQKRSKTRVKIRTLMDHIWREFQGYIEVKGNIPRKKLIFSDFWGKSSLIFMEHYPHPSDVLSLGLTGIREISRLQKLRMREDTMNTLLSVAENSIVKPKEDLSAELLLLHLALKDLRQLNETIIILEKEIERVLLQTEGRLLLTVPGIGVITAAEFFSELGEVSHYENAGQLIKKAGTNPIIIQSGGTQGFYGKISKQGNKHLRFIVYTVGKSLAQHNKDLRPFFDRLRERGKHARKAYIALGNKFIRIAFSMLQHKKPYQSKQPQYSYLSEIKKKLNYTKTEEFLRIVLAA is encoded by the coding sequence ATGGGGTTAAAAAACAAAAACTATATTAATAATATACAAGGAAGAAAAGGTAGTCAATTCAGTTCACAACTTAGAGGACTAAATTTAGAAAAAGTTTTAATTGTAGCGATCGATGCGGCAAAGTATTTTCAAAAGGCTCTTATCTGTAATTACTTTGGTGATGTTATAGAAAAACCATTTTTCTTTGGGATAAACGAGGTAGGAATAAAGGATATATGCTCGAGGATTAAAAAGGCAGAAAAAGAACTCCAGGCAGAAAAACTGTTGATTGGAGTGGAAGTTACTGGTCATTATTATGAGGACATTGTAAAAGAATTAAGTAAGTTTGGATATCATGTGACTTTAATAAATGCAGCGACAACTCATGAGGAAAGAGCTAGCGCTCTAAATTGGAGTAAAACAGATGACCTCGACCTTTACGCTATCGCTCATGCCTTAATGCAAAATAAAGGTATGGAAAACAAATTACCAGAAGGTAATTTTCGTAAATTAATGACACTTACTCGTGCAAGAAGAACTGAGGTTCAAAAGCGCTCAAAAACTCGTGTGAAAATACGGACTTTGATGGATCATATCTGGAGAGAGTTTCAAGGATATATTGAAGTAAAAGGTAATATACCAAGGAAAAAACTTATTTTTAGTGATTTCTGGGGAAAGTCCTCGTTGATTTTCATGGAGCATTACCCCCATCCTTCAGATGTTTTATCTCTTGGACTTACAGGCATTAGGGAAATCTCGCGATTACAAAAATTAAGAATGAGAGAAGATACCATGAATACCCTACTTTCCGTAGCCGAGAATTCAATTGTTAAACCAAAGGAAGATCTGTCTGCAGAATTACTTTTACTTCATCTAGCACTTAAGGATTTAAGGCAACTAAACGAAACAATCATCATTCTCGAGAAAGAAATAGAACGGGTATTACTCCAAACAGAAGGTAGACTTCTATTAACAGTTCCAGGAATAGGAGTAATTACTGCGGCAGAGTTCTTTAGCGAATTAGGTGAAGTTTCTCATTACGAGAATGCCGGCCAACTTATAAAAAAAGCTGGTACAAATCCAATTATTATTCAGTCTGGAGGAACACAAGGCTTCTACGGCAAGATCTCTAAGCAGGGAAACAAGCACTTACGATTCATCGTGTATACCGTAGGTAAATCGTTGGCACAACACAATAAAGACTTACGACCTTTCTTTGATAGATTGAGGGAACGAGGAAAACATGCAAGAAAAGCCTATATAGCTTTAGGAAATAAATTTATAAGAATAGCCTTTTCTATGTTACAACACAAAAAGCCTTATCAATCAAAACAACCACAATATAGTTATTTATCTGAAATTAAGAAGAAGCTCAACTACACAAAAACGGAAGAATTTTTAAGAATAGTATTAGCAGCTTAA
- a CDS encoding response regulator transcription factor, translated as MVNVLVVDDHIAVTEGTKAILETCDDIFVDTLSPPFSIDLIKDKDYSKYDVILMDINLGLEQNGIEVSKLILKDQPNCKIIIYTGYDIEDYFVEAVKNGIYGAINKNTTKQNIVTYINHVLNGNIVMSLELCKRSLKTSTKPPREKVGYTERERKILELLGEGLTNQEIADKIFVSKRTVEYSITEIFNKLNVSSRAEAVLIAKSEGLL; from the coding sequence ATGGTTAATGTATTAGTTGTAGATGATCATATTGCAGTAACAGAAGGTACAAAGGCAATATTAGAAACGTGTGATGACATCTTTGTTGATACTTTGTCACCCCCTTTTTCTATCGATTTGATTAAGGACAAAGATTACTCAAAGTATGATGTTATCTTGATGGATATAAATTTAGGCCTGGAACAAAACGGAATTGAAGTGTCCAAACTCATTCTGAAGGATCAGCCTAATTGCAAAATCATTATTTACACGGGATATGATATTGAGGATTATTTTGTAGAAGCTGTAAAGAATGGGATTTACGGAGCTATTAATAAAAATACTACAAAACAAAATATTGTTACTTATATTAACCATGTTCTTAATGGGAATATTGTGATGTCATTAGAGCTTTGTAAAAGATCTCTTAAGACCTCCACAAAGCCACCAAGAGAGAAGGTTGGTTATACAGAACGCGAGCGTAAAATCCTAGAATTATTAGGAGAAGGTCTAACGAATCAGGAGATTGCAGATAAAATTTTCGTGAGTAAACGAACTGTTGAGTATTCCATTACTGAGATATTTAATAAGTTGAATGTATCGTCACGAGCAGAAGCCGTTTTAATCGCAAAATCTGAAGGACTCTTATAA
- a CDS encoding ATP-binding protein, whose translation MNIRQSRVFFTIAVIIFLSIVAYTTVFITMHPYIGARVTNDPDKPVKVVELEPSSIAEESGLKPGDIILSVNGKDPHNYKLVNKYERIEQSDRISVLKTNGEIEDFHFDYTFDLQTVFQIIVPSIVAILVLYACFHIYNTTENGLNRPSFYLIIFLLDLSVAYFSGGGSTRGEVLLRNLNLVTFLSVPVLFLQFIYHYFSDIGKVWFSKWCYKIGYFVVILNVLIEQMIFVEFAYQKSINLLSFFILYVIGFIVMVLGLRRIDYRVQKYLIKVLLISNIIAITPFVIFYVIPYVLFRVYIFPPIILAGFLIIIPTALVYQFLADKIHDIDFVIGRVRYYFLIGLIPGLLSISVVAMTKGNNPILYSIRLFVFFIFIYMLTFYYKEILDSKLNRFSEKKNYQQSIFRYTESLRNANNISQVMDELKKTILDITLVSDIYHVEIGKDSILLSELAQDILEYEEEIKKCNRTVGQIIEVNRGFIINVGEVDKNFYLLVCTSKINTPILTRDELSYLKTLAYYTHVTLENFLKIENLMSYLENLEHSKEESNPIWLNRVLYKLEEKQRSEVAKDLHDSVLQDLLSLQKNFERASEWYISGNDVSTDEINKMMNHITKVIKTTRETCYELRPNVLYDLGLKKGLEKLIYQHEENHQMTVNLNINNLKEPEDLDVQLNIYRIVQELLNNAAKHSEASHINLILVNIKEVLVIHYEDNGVGAGADTIFSKESSMGLSGIRERVALLNGTMKIDTNPGDGFKVIIEI comes from the coding sequence GTGAATATAAGACAGTCAAGAGTGTTCTTCACCATTGCAGTAATCATCTTCCTATCAATTGTTGCCTATACTACAGTTTTTATAACTATGCACCCTTATATCGGGGCAAGGGTTACAAATGATCCAGATAAACCAGTTAAAGTTGTTGAGTTAGAACCAAGTTCAATAGCGGAAGAATCTGGACTCAAACCCGGAGATATTATACTTTCAGTCAATGGTAAAGATCCACATAATTATAAACTAGTAAATAAATATGAAAGAATTGAACAATCAGATCGAATAAGCGTCCTAAAAACAAATGGTGAAATAGAAGATTTTCATTTTGATTATACGTTTGATTTGCAAACCGTATTTCAAATTATCGTACCATCTATTGTCGCTATTTTAGTGCTTTATGCATGCTTCCATATCTATAATACAACAGAAAATGGCTTAAATCGCCCTTCATTCTACCTCATTATTTTTCTACTGGATCTCTCAGTTGCATATTTTAGTGGTGGAGGATCTACTAGAGGAGAGGTACTACTTAGAAATTTAAATCTTGTTACTTTTCTATCTGTTCCAGTATTATTCTTACAGTTTATCTACCATTACTTTTCAGATATTGGAAAGGTGTGGTTTAGCAAATGGTGCTATAAGATAGGATATTTTGTAGTTATCCTAAATGTACTGATTGAGCAAATGATATTTGTAGAATTTGCTTATCAGAAATCTATAAACTTATTGTCATTTTTTATCCTATATGTAATTGGATTTATTGTAATGGTTTTAGGATTAAGACGTATAGATTATAGGGTACAAAAATATCTAATTAAAGTGCTGCTTATTTCAAATATCATTGCCATTACACCGTTTGTTATTTTTTATGTTATTCCATATGTATTGTTTAGGGTTTATATTTTTCCTCCGATTATATTAGCTGGATTCCTAATAATTATCCCAACAGCGTTAGTTTATCAATTTTTAGCTGACAAAATTCATGATATCGATTTTGTTATTGGGCGAGTACGCTATTACTTTCTTATAGGATTAATTCCTGGATTACTTAGTATTTCTGTAGTTGCGATGACAAAAGGTAATAACCCTATTTTATATTCAATCAGGTTATTTGTATTTTTCATATTTATCTATATGCTAACGTTTTACTATAAGGAAATATTAGACAGCAAATTAAACCGTTTTTCTGAAAAGAAAAATTATCAACAGAGTATCTTTCGCTATACAGAAAGTCTAAGGAATGCAAATAATATTAGTCAGGTAATGGATGAACTCAAGAAAACAATACTAGATATCACACTAGTTAGTGATATTTACCATGTTGAAATTGGCAAGGATTCTATTTTACTGAGTGAGCTTGCTCAAGATATCCTAGAATATGAAGAAGAAATTAAGAAATGTAATAGAACTGTAGGGCAGATTATCGAAGTTAATAGAGGATTTATTATCAATGTAGGTGAAGTGGATAAAAACTTCTACTTACTTGTATGTACTTCCAAAATAAACACACCGATCTTAACAAGAGACGAACTCTCTTATCTAAAAACCCTTGCTTATTACACACATGTAACGCTTGAGAACTTTTTAAAGATTGAAAACCTCATGTCATATCTTGAAAACTTGGAGCATTCAAAGGAAGAGTCAAACCCAATTTGGCTTAACCGAGTACTCTATAAACTAGAAGAAAAACAAAGATCAGAGGTTGCGAAGGACCTTCATGATTCAGTTTTACAAGACTTGCTTTCTCTTCAAAAGAATTTTGAAAGAGCGAGTGAATGGTATATAAGTGGTAATGATGTAAGTACTGATGAGATAAATAAAATGATGAATCATATCACGAAGGTTATTAAGACAACTAGAGAAACATGCTATGAATTAAGACCGAATGTTTTATATGATCTAGGGTTAAAAAAGGGTTTGGAAAAGTTAATTTATCAACATGAAGAAAACCATCAAATGACGGTTAACTTAAATATTAACAACCTTAAGGAACCTGAGGATTTAGATGTACAATTAAATATCTATCGAATTGTTCAAGAGCTGTTAAACAATGCGGCTAAGCATTCTGAGGCTTCACATATTAACCTTATCCTAGTTAATATTAAAGAGGTATTGGTTATTCATTATGAAGACAATGGTGTTGGCGCTGGTGCTGATACAATATTTTCCAAGGAGAGCAGTATGGGGTTATCAGGTATTCGTGAGAGAGTTGCGCTGTTAAACGGAACAATGAAGATAGATACGAACCCTGGTGACGGATTTAAAGTTATCATTGAAATATAA
- a CDS encoding helix-turn-helix domain-containing protein: MAKQHNTVETKLKAVRRVLEDLTPVAIVAKDLDLHRDTVNRWVNAYKKNGEKGLINPKSVAHSSTQKQDEKIRELEKKLKEKELENEILKKFQAFLKEKK; the protein is encoded by the coding sequence ATGGCAAAACAACATAATACTGTCGAAACTAAGTTAAAAGCTGTTCGTAGAGTATTGGAAGATCTTACACCAGTGGCAATTGTGGCTAAAGATTTAGACCTTCATCGTGATACGGTTAATCGATGGGTTAATGCATATAAGAAAAATGGAGAAAAAGGATTAATTAATCCTAAATCTGTTGCCCATTCTTCAACTCAAAAACAAGATGAAAAGATAAGAGAGTTAGAAAAGAAACTTAAAGAAAAAGAACTAGAGAATGAAATCCTAAAAAAGTTCCAGGCCTTTCTCAAGGAGAAAAAATAA